The following coding sequences lie in one Alloacidobacterium dinghuense genomic window:
- a CDS encoding PqqD family protein, which yields MHIERANADGLVINQLPDGSKVITDRANETVFALNSTAGAAWDACSTPTTLSVIRENMRQSIGSGVSEELAEEAILQLQKNKLVTATGSFSQATRREFLASLTAAALPLVVSLTVAEQQAFAKKTRSVPRPDPDPKPHS from the coding sequence ATGCACATAGAGCGAGCGAATGCAGACGGCTTAGTGATAAACCAGTTGCCTGACGGCTCCAAGGTCATTACGGATCGTGCGAATGAAACGGTCTTTGCTCTGAACTCGACAGCTGGCGCAGCGTGGGATGCATGCAGCACTCCGACGACACTCTCCGTGATTAGGGAAAACATGCGGCAGTCGATCGGTTCGGGGGTAAGCGAGGAATTGGCGGAAGAGGCGATTCTCCAATTGCAGAAGAACAAGCTGGTGACGGCAACAGGATCGTTCTCGCAGGCGACGCGGCGCGAGTTCCTCGCGTCCTTGACAGCCGCCGCGTTGCCGCTGGTTGTTTCGTTGACAGTGGCTGAGCAACAGGCGTTTGCCAAGAAAACACGATCTGTGCCGCGCCCCGACCCGGACCCGAAGCCGCATTCCTAA
- a CDS encoding NADH-quinone oxidoreductase subunit A produces the protein MRGFGDKLLNGEVGMRSANYFWNYVPMLLQILAACGLGLGMVTASWFLGRHRNTKVKLEAYECGIPVEGDARGRFSVRFYMVAMLFILFDVEAVFMLPWAVIYRDLPRISGSRLFGFWEMLVYLGFVLVGFFYISKKGILDWSSDKGDL, from the coding sequence ATGAGAGGCTTCGGCGATAAACTGCTGAACGGTGAGGTTGGGATGCGAAGCGCAAACTATTTCTGGAATTACGTTCCGATGTTGCTGCAGATCCTTGCTGCATGCGGACTCGGCCTGGGGATGGTAACCGCGTCTTGGTTTCTGGGCCGTCACCGCAACACCAAGGTCAAGCTCGAAGCTTATGAGTGTGGCATTCCAGTGGAAGGCGATGCCCGCGGACGCTTCTCAGTGCGGTTCTACATGGTGGCGATGCTCTTCATCCTTTTCGATGTGGAGGCTGTTTTCATGCTGCCATGGGCTGTTATCTATCGCGACCTGCCGCGTATATCCGGTTCGCGACTCTTCGGCTTCTGGGAGATGCTGGTATACCTGGGCTTTGTGCTGGTCGGCTTCTTCTACATCTCGAAAAAAGGCATTCTCGATTGGTCCTCCGATAAAGGCGATTTGTAG
- a CDS encoding catalase has translation MTARSPFRYGRMSRSVFAEGEPTDVRNQENYFAEVEQAAFAPTNIVPGISFSPDKLLQGRLFSYGDAQRYRLGVNHDLIPVNAPKCPFHSYHRDGAMRVDGNGGGLSAMNRIATVNGKSSQTTPNHPWQSMAKQRNSTIARMIRTTSLSQELSFNS, from the coding sequence ATGACTGCTCGTTCTCCATTCCGCTATGGCAGAATGAGTCGTTCGGTCTTTGCGGAGGGGGAGCCGACCGATGTCCGTAACCAGGAGAACTACTTTGCTGAAGTCGAACAGGCCGCATTTGCGCCGACGAATATCGTACCCGGCATCAGCTTCTCTCCGGACAAACTCTTGCAGGGGCGTCTCTTCTCCTATGGAGATGCACAGCGGTATCGTCTGGGAGTCAATCACGATCTGATTCCCGTGAACGCTCCTAAGTGCCCGTTTCACAGCTATCACCGCGACGGCGCCATGAGAGTCGACGGCAATGGCGGCGGACTCTCAGCTATGAACCGAATAGCTACGGTGAATGGGAAGAGCAGCCAGACTACTCCGAACCACCCATGGCAATCGATGGCGAAGCAGCGAAATTCGACTATAGCAAGGATGATTCGGACTACTTCTCTCAGCCAAGAGCTCTCTTTCAACTCATGA
- a CDS encoding ferrochelatase, producing the protein MMEWPHAASDGIILLAHGTPDVLGEMHAYLKLVTGGRAYPRKLFMNCRSATRRTVYPTLRQAALLEERLGRKIYVGMRNWTPFILDVVEEMKRDGITKAKTICLAP; encoded by the coding sequence ATGATGGAATGGCCACATGCTGCCTCTGATGGCATCATCCTGCTGGCTCACGGAACCCCCGATGTTCTGGGGGAGATGCATGCTTATCTCAAACTGGTGACTGGCGGCCGGGCGTACCCCCGGAAGCTGTTCATGAACTGCAGGAGCGCTACGCGCAGAACGGTTTATCCGACACTTCGGCAGGCCGCGCTTCTTGAGGAGCGGCTTGGACGAAAGATATATGTGGGCATGCGTAATTGGACACCATTCATTCTCGACGTTGTGGAAGAGATGAAGCGAGATGGGATAACGAAAGCCAAGACGATCTGCCTGGCACCGTAG
- a CDS encoding catalase-related domain-containing protein, whose amino-acid sequence MTPDEQQRLFENTARAIAGASKAVQERHISNCTKADPAYGEGVAKAIAAHGK is encoded by the coding sequence ATGACTCCTGACGAGCAACAGCGTTTGTTCGAAAACACCGCGCGAGCAATCGCGGGCGCTTCAAAGGCTGTTCAGGAACGGCACATCAGCAATTGCACGAAAGCGGATCCAGCCTATGGTGAGGGTGTTGCGAAGGCCATCGCGGCACATGGCAAGTAG
- the thiS gene encoding sulfur carrier protein ThiS: MQLVINGQPREFSNLTADARVADLVVALGLKNDRVAIEQNGEIVSRSVWSEVTLRPGDKFEIVHFVGGGRP, encoded by the coding sequence ATGCAGCTTGTGATCAACGGCCAGCCGAGGGAATTTTCCAATCTGACTGCAGACGCAAGGGTAGCCGATCTCGTGGTCGCTCTGGGGCTAAAAAATGACCGTGTAGCCATCGAACAGAATGGCGAGATTGTTTCCCGCTCGGTTTGGTCGGAAGTTACACTGCGACCTGGAGACAAATTTGAAATCGTACACTTTGTCGGAGGCGGAAGACCCTGA
- a CDS encoding NADH-quinone oxidoreductase subunit C: protein MDSAVQGKDAVRAALPENRALASLLAWNADAVLDAKYHLKELTVTIARDEIRGACKAVQSAGYNFLEDVTCVDWYPSEPRFQVTYHILSHALKDRVRLISPVESIDPTIDSITPIWPSANFYEREVWDLFGVRFHGHPELRRIMLPEEWDGHPLRKDYPVEGYR, encoded by the coding sequence ATGGACTCAGCTGTTCAAGGGAAAGATGCTGTGCGTGCAGCGTTGCCAGAGAACCGGGCGCTTGCTTCCCTGCTGGCATGGAACGCCGACGCCGTTCTCGACGCAAAATATCATCTCAAGGAATTGACAGTCACCATCGCGCGCGATGAAATTCGTGGCGCATGCAAGGCAGTACAGTCTGCCGGCTACAACTTTCTTGAAGATGTGACCTGTGTCGACTGGTATCCGAGTGAGCCGCGTTTCCAGGTCACCTACCACATTCTTTCTCATGCCCTGAAAGATCGTGTGCGGTTGATCAGCCCCGTCGAAAGCATTGACCCCACGATTGACAGCATCACTCCTATCTGGCCTTCTGCAAACTTCTATGAGCGTGAGGTTTGGGACCTCTTCGGGGTGCGCTTCCACGGTCATCCCGAATTAAGGCGTATCATGCTGCCGGAAGAGTGGGACGGGCACCCGCTGCGCAAAGACTACCCCGTGGAGGGCTACCGCTAA
- a CDS encoding sigma factor: MILETRPRNFSGEPRPLDEHRLAAQAKSEDSQTLARVIEHNRAKLIRVALRITQHREDAKDAVQEGSLRAHQNLAQFQGNSALSTWLTRVVVNEALSCLRKGGRIICHSMLPLRPKMGWYSRIHWKRSQHRNFSTLKPKPRLACINW, translated from the coding sequence ATGATTCTGGAGACTAGACCAAGGAACTTCTCTGGAGAACCTCGCCCACTGGATGAGCATCGTCTCGCAGCGCAGGCAAAATCTGAAGACTCGCAAACCCTCGCGCGCGTCATCGAACACAACAGGGCTAAACTGATCAGAGTTGCCTTGCGGATAACCCAGCACCGAGAGGATGCGAAGGATGCGGTGCAGGAAGGATCCCTTCGAGCCCATCAGAATCTGGCACAGTTTCAGGGCAACTCCGCGCTTAGCACGTGGTTGACGCGGGTCGTCGTGAACGAAGCCTTGTCGTGTCTTCGCAAAGGCGGGCGGATCATTTGTCACTCGATGCTCCCGTTGAGACCGAAGATGGGCTGGTATTCCCGGATCCATTGGAAACGCAGCCAACACCGGAACTTTAGTACGTTGAAACCGAAGCCACGTCTCGCCTGCATAAACTGGTGA
- a CDS encoding DUF507 family protein yields MIFSKEYVGYLARHTVKHLIDAKMIRTDKAKVVEERVHNGLLEELQLEDRINEEVRVILEAYQDDMRKTGASYPEMFKKVKQELARKYKAVL; encoded by the coding sequence ATGATTTTTTCGAAAGAATATGTTGGATATTTGGCGCGCCATACGGTCAAGCATTTGATCGACGCGAAGATGATCCGGACGGACAAAGCGAAAGTTGTTGAGGAGCGCGTCCATAACGGTTTGCTGGAGGAATTGCAGCTTGAGGACCGCATCAATGAAGAGGTGCGCGTAATTCTGGAGGCTTACCAGGACGATATGCGGAAAACGGGCGCGAGCTATCCAGAGATGTTTAAAAAGGTGAAGCAGGAATTGGCGCGCAAGTATAAGGCGGTGCTGTGA
- the nuoD gene encoding NADH dehydrogenase (quinone) subunit D: protein MPTSPELAKFVETSTLIKPRQEEGAKDRTMVVNMGPQHPSTHGVLRLVIEIDGETVLKVVPDIGYLHTGIEKTCEAKFYQQVVPMTDRIDYLCPMTNNLTYCLAVEKLLQLEIPDRAQWIRVLLNELTRLQSHLVWLGTHAMDIGALTVFLYCFREREDILRLFEHVAGQRMMTSYFRVGGLALEPPLDFFDRVKTFIKRMPEKIDEYENLLTGNPIFINRLKGVGYLSGEDAIALGVTGPPLRASGVDWDLRRDMPYSSYEKFQFRVPVSNDCDVWARYVVRIQEMRESVKIIEQALEGMPEGPITANAPHVVLPDREKMKTQMESLIYHFKIVTEGFTVPAGQVYQAVESPRGEMGYFAVSDGTAKPYRVHMRNPSFATLQALQTMCAGRLIADVVAVIGSIDIVLGEIDR from the coding sequence ATGCCTACAAGCCCTGAACTGGCGAAATTTGTTGAGACTTCGACGCTGATCAAACCGCGTCAGGAGGAAGGCGCGAAGGACCGCACCATGGTCGTGAACATGGGGCCTCAGCATCCTTCGACGCACGGCGTGCTGCGCCTGGTGATCGAGATCGACGGCGAGACGGTGCTCAAAGTAGTCCCGGATATCGGGTATCTGCATACGGGCATCGAGAAGACCTGCGAGGCGAAGTTCTATCAGCAGGTGGTTCCGATGACGGACCGCATCGACTACCTGTGCCCGATGACCAACAACCTGACGTACTGCCTGGCCGTCGAGAAGCTGCTGCAACTGGAAATTCCGGATCGCGCGCAGTGGATTCGGGTGCTTCTGAATGAGCTGACACGGTTGCAGTCGCACCTGGTCTGGCTGGGCACGCACGCCATGGATATTGGCGCGCTGACGGTCTTCTTGTATTGTTTCCGTGAGCGTGAAGATATTCTGCGCCTCTTTGAGCATGTGGCCGGGCAGCGCATGATGACTTCGTACTTCCGCGTGGGCGGGCTGGCACTGGAGCCACCGCTCGACTTTTTCGACCGCGTGAAGACGTTCATCAAGCGCATGCCTGAGAAAATCGATGAATACGAAAACCTGCTCACCGGCAATCCGATTTTCATTAATCGACTGAAAGGTGTTGGCTACCTCAGCGGCGAGGACGCAATCGCCTTGGGCGTAACCGGTCCGCCGCTGCGCGCCTCGGGCGTGGACTGGGACCTGCGGCGCGACATGCCGTACTCAAGCTACGAAAAGTTTCAGTTCAGGGTGCCGGTATCGAATGACTGCGATGTGTGGGCGCGATACGTGGTTCGCATTCAGGAAATGCGCGAATCTGTAAAGATCATCGAGCAGGCTCTTGAAGGCATGCCGGAAGGACCGATTACAGCCAACGCGCCGCATGTGGTCCTACCGGACCGCGAAAAGATGAAGACCCAAATGGAGTCGCTCATCTATCACTTCAAGATTGTGACCGAAGGTTTCACGGTTCCTGCTGGGCAGGTTTACCAGGCAGTAGAATCGCCACGCGGCGAGATGGGTTACTTTGCCGTTAGCGATGGCACAGCAAAGCCGTATCGCGTACACATGCGGAACCCGTCGTTTGCGACACTGCAGGCGCTACAGACGATGTGCGCAGGACGGCTGATCGCGGATGTGGTTGCGGTGATCGGATCGATTGATATCGTTCTGGGGGAGATCGACAGGTGA
- a CDS encoding DUF507 family protein: MRISRDKLNKLAHVVADTLAETDEAEFLEDRNTIRQEARKALEHLLTEEMRIDQAARQKIESQRKVILEGSQEWDILYRKYYTDEVKKLGI, encoded by the coding sequence GTGAGAATCTCGCGCGACAAGTTGAATAAGCTGGCGCATGTGGTGGCTGACACGCTCGCTGAAACCGATGAGGCGGAGTTTCTAGAGGACCGCAATACGATCCGGCAAGAAGCGCGTAAGGCTCTGGAGCACCTGCTGACGGAGGAGATGCGCATCGATCAGGCCGCACGGCAGAAGATAGAATCTCAACGCAAGGTCATCCTTGAAGGCAGCCAGGAGTGGGATATCCTCTATCGCAAGTACTACACGGATGAAGTCAAAAAGCTGGGGATTTAG
- a CDS encoding SDR family NAD(P)-dependent oxidoreductase, which translates to MGTRPTAVVTGGAQGIGRRTAELLTKRGYAIVIIDLHQPDETLKAVEASGGKAIGLVGDVTDETAVDYLARQVFDIYGHADVLVNNAGVSLISPAERTTVSQYRRVLDVNLIAPFILAKIFGGKMLEAGKGSIINVASIAGLVGIADRAAYNASKHGLIGLTRTLAAEWGGRGVRVNAVCPGWVKTEMDAADQAGGSYSDVDITSRVPMARFATPDDVARAIAFLADNNESSFINGHALVVDGGWTADGSWESLRRQKR; encoded by the coding sequence ATGGGAACCAGACCTACAGCAGTCGTTACAGGCGGAGCACAAGGGATTGGCCGACGTACCGCTGAGTTGCTAACTAAGCGAGGATACGCGATCGTCATTATCGATCTGCATCAACCTGACGAAACCCTGAAAGCCGTCGAGGCAAGTGGTGGGAAAGCCATCGGTCTTGTTGGCGATGTGACCGATGAGACCGCAGTCGACTACCTCGCTCGCCAGGTCTTCGACATCTATGGACACGCAGATGTTCTCGTAAACAATGCCGGCGTCAGTCTCATATCGCCAGCGGAACGCACAACTGTAAGCCAATATCGCCGCGTCCTCGATGTGAATCTCATAGCGCCGTTCATCCTGGCTAAGATCTTCGGAGGAAAGATGCTGGAAGCGGGCAAGGGCTCAATTATTAACGTTGCGTCGATCGCTGGCCTTGTCGGCATCGCAGATCGGGCGGCCTACAACGCGTCAAAACACGGGCTCATTGGGCTTACCCGCACTCTCGCGGCCGAATGGGGAGGCCGGGGAGTGCGTGTCAATGCTGTTTGCCCAGGCTGGGTAAAGACCGAAATGGATGCCGCCGATCAGGCCGGAGGAAGTTACAGCGACGTCGACATTACAAGCCGCGTGCCCATGGCTCGTTTCGCAACTCCAGACGACGTGGCCCGAGCAATCGCCTTCCTGGCCGACAACAATGAGAGTAGCTTCATCAACGGCCATGCGCTCGTCGTCGACGGAGGCTGGACAGCCGACGGCAGTTGGGAATCGCTGCGCCGGCAAAAGCGCTGA
- a CDS encoding LysR family transcriptional regulator — MELRQLQYFCSVVQAGSFTKAAEQEGIAQPSLSQQIQRLERTLGTVLFVRLGRSVQLTHAGTVFYPYARDILNQAKRATTQIRQLETEIRGPLRVGVIPTVLPYLVAPNLHEFSAQYPEVEVILEEALTEQLTENLKACELDLIIVSLPLKGAELLRDPLVLVTAKSHKFVSLPVGANRDLSGERLLLLKEGHCFREDMLTACRRSQAEMAPAFESDHFGSIFPLVAAGAGVSIAPLMAAYHAHGCSIVSLARPQFRRVGFARLKSGAHFKPLTAFTKWLRTVAADANRPANSPPTDSPDRACDSAV, encoded by the coding sequence ATGGAACTACGTCAGCTTCAATATTTCTGCTCGGTGGTACAGGCGGGAAGCTTTACGAAGGCAGCTGAGCAAGAGGGTATCGCGCAACCCTCGCTATCTCAACAGATTCAGCGTTTGGAGAGAACTCTGGGTACGGTGCTTTTTGTCCGTCTCGGAAGATCGGTGCAACTCACACATGCTGGCACCGTCTTTTATCCATACGCGCGCGATATCTTGAATCAGGCAAAGCGCGCGACCACTCAGATCAGACAGCTTGAAACCGAAATTCGTGGTCCGCTTCGGGTTGGTGTAATCCCGACAGTTCTTCCGTACCTCGTAGCTCCTAACCTTCATGAGTTCTCCGCCCAATATCCCGAGGTTGAAGTAATCCTGGAAGAGGCTCTGACAGAACAGCTCACCGAGAATCTCAAGGCCTGCGAACTGGATCTGATCATTGTTAGCCTCCCTCTGAAAGGCGCGGAATTGCTTCGTGATCCACTTGTCCTGGTTACAGCCAAGAGCCACAAATTCGTCTCACTCCCGGTTGGCGCGAATCGAGACCTGTCTGGAGAGCGATTGCTTCTCTTAAAGGAAGGGCATTGCTTTCGAGAAGACATGTTGACGGCTTGCAGGCGTAGTCAGGCGGAGATGGCCCCAGCGTTTGAGTCGGATCACTTCGGATCAATTTTTCCGCTGGTAGCTGCTGGCGCCGGAGTGAGTATTGCGCCTTTGATGGCCGCATACCATGCTCACGGCTGCTCAATTGTCTCGCTTGCCCGGCCGCAGTTTCGCCGCGTGGGTTTCGCGCGACTGAAAAGCGGTGCGCACTTCAAGCCCCTTACCGCATTTACCAAATGGCTCCGTACCGTGGCTGCGGATGCAAATCGCCCTGCAAATTCACCTCCAACGGACAGTCCCGACCGCGCCTGCGATTCGGCAGTGTGA
- a CDS encoding sigma factor-like helix-turn-helix DNA-binding protein has translation MVRKLPPAFRPIIVLRHVDELSIEETADALRISVAAAKRRVLRARRRLRESLSTC, from the coding sequence CTGGTGAGGAAACTACCTCCAGCCTTTCGTCCGATAATTGTCTTGCGTCATGTTGACGAATTGAGCATAGAAGAGACGGCAGATGCCCTTAGGATTAGTGTGGCTGCAGCGAAACGCAGAGTCCTGAGAGCGCGCCGTCGGCTTCGTGAGAGCCTTAGTACGTGCTGA
- the hemQ gene encoding hydrogen peroxide-dependent heme synthase, whose translation MASTVNAQLPAVPLTIEGACILHLMYKFRWTEWGTQSSADRQSALGEAADFLQEAVGGSSQSNQAALYSVIGQKADLMLIYFADSMEDLNRFEIRFAQTALYRFLDPAGSYISIVELGLYESSAKTYADLIEKQIEPHSPEWNEEIKAVLERQKNAMTTRLFPSIPQTKYLCFYPMDRRRGESKNWYTEEMGERQRMMHEHGLIGRRYAAHVKQIISGSIGFDDWEWAVDLFADDALVFKKLIYEMRFDEVSAVFAQFGTFHLGVRLQLDALGQWADGSRE comes from the coding sequence ATGGCATCAACAGTAAACGCCCAACTACCTGCAGTGCCTCTGACTATTGAAGGAGCTTGCATCCTGCACCTCATGTATAAGTTCCGGTGGACAGAATGGGGCACGCAATCTTCCGCAGACAGGCAAAGTGCTCTTGGTGAAGCTGCGGACTTTCTCCAGGAAGCCGTTGGCGGGTCCTCCCAATCAAATCAAGCCGCCCTTTATTCAGTCATTGGTCAGAAGGCAGATTTGATGCTTATTTATTTCGCCGACTCGATGGAAGATCTCAATCGATTTGAGATCCGGTTTGCTCAGACGGCGCTGTATCGCTTTCTCGATCCGGCAGGATCCTATATCTCAATCGTCGAGTTGGGACTCTATGAGTCTTCTGCAAAGACATATGCCGATCTGATTGAGAAACAAATCGAACCTCATTCGCCCGAGTGGAATGAAGAAATAAAAGCCGTGCTCGAACGGCAGAAGAATGCGATGACAACCCGTTTGTTCCCCTCTATCCCGCAGACAAAATATCTTTGCTTTTACCCGATGGATCGCCGTCGCGGCGAATCCAAAAATTGGTACACCGAGGAGATGGGCGAGCGCCAACGAATGATGCATGAACATGGCCTCATCGGACGTCGATATGCGGCACACGTGAAACAAATCATTTCAGGCTCGATCGGATTCGACGATTGGGAGTGGGCGGTTGACTTGTTTGCTGACGATGCCCTGGTCTTCAAGAAACTCATTTACGAGATGCGTTTCGATGAAGTCAGTGCAGTCTTTGCCCAGTTTGGCACATTTCATTTAGGCGTTCGACTGCAATTGGATGCCCTTGGCCAGTGGGCCGACGGCTCCAGGGAATAA
- a CDS encoding PqqD family protein: MEVVRTNSDALVVNKLPDGSRVIVDPNNETVLALNATAGAAWDACSSPTTLSKVTEDMRRSFDRTVTEDLAAEAILRLEEQQLVKTSGLQPNRRQFMATLGAAALPLVASLPLVEQRAYAQKARSAPSTPPPSTPPPDNGHGILWWILHLLGLV; this comes from the coding sequence ATGGAAGTCGTGCGCACCAATTCTGACGCCTTGGTTGTTAATAAGCTTCCCGATGGTTCCAGAGTCATTGTCGACCCCAACAACGAGACGGTTCTTGCTCTAAACGCAACAGCCGGCGCGGCATGGGACGCGTGCAGCAGTCCGACGACTCTATCTAAGGTGACGGAAGATATGCGGCGTTCCTTTGACCGGACGGTCACTGAGGATCTAGCTGCAGAAGCGATTCTGCGCCTGGAGGAGCAGCAACTTGTGAAAACATCCGGACTGCAACCCAATCGCAGGCAATTTATGGCAACTTTGGGTGCCGCAGCCTTGCCGCTAGTCGCATCGCTGCCGTTGGTGGAACAGCGAGCATATGCGCAGAAGGCGCGGTCAGCACCCTCGACACCGCCGCCTTCGACACCACCTCCTGACAACGGGCATGGGATTCTCTGGTGGATCCTGCACTTGCTGGGTCTTGTGTAA
- a CDS encoding LLM class flavin-dependent oxidoreductase, which translates to MPQSSRLAFTPLSVLDLAPVKEGRSITLTFHETLDLAQHAEGWGYKRYWLAEHHNLASVACSATSVLIGYVAQGTSTIRVGSGGIMLPNHAPLVIAEQFGTLESIYPGRIDLGLGRAPGTDFPTMRALRRDLRNGDNFPELLGELRELFAEPKPNQAVRALPGAGLNIPIWLLGSSGFSAQLAGQLGLPFAFAGHFMPENTLAALDIYRSSFEPSDVLDKPYTMVGLPVLAADTDQEAQHLSTTEYLNVLRLIRNKLAPLAPPMDTVEGLANEFEQAAIASKRALAVVGSRETVRRKLEVFLDETQADELIITCNPYEHAARLRSYEIVGEIAKQAAAEIEQNRLTSVK; encoded by the coding sequence ATGCCACAATCATCCCGTCTAGCTTTCACACCACTCTCGGTGCTCGATCTGGCTCCGGTAAAGGAAGGCCGCTCGATCACGCTGACCTTTCACGAAACACTCGATCTTGCGCAGCATGCGGAAGGCTGGGGATATAAGCGCTACTGGCTGGCCGAGCATCACAATCTCGCGTCGGTCGCCTGTTCGGCGACTTCGGTGCTGATCGGCTACGTCGCTCAGGGAACGTCAACCATCCGCGTCGGCTCCGGCGGGATCATGCTGCCCAATCACGCACCGCTAGTCATCGCCGAACAGTTCGGCACGCTCGAGAGCATTTATCCCGGTCGCATTGATCTTGGCCTCGGCCGCGCGCCAGGAACCGACTTTCCTACCATGCGCGCATTGCGCCGCGATCTGCGAAACGGCGACAACTTCCCCGAGCTGCTCGGCGAGCTGCGCGAACTCTTCGCTGAGCCCAAGCCAAATCAAGCTGTTCGTGCGCTGCCTGGTGCCGGTCTGAACATTCCCATCTGGCTCCTGGGATCAAGCGGCTTCAGCGCGCAACTTGCGGGACAGCTTGGACTGCCCTTCGCCTTCGCCGGTCACTTTATGCCGGAGAATACTCTGGCTGCGCTCGACATCTACCGCAGCAGCTTCGAGCCATCGGATGTGCTCGACAAGCCTTATACGATGGTCGGGCTTCCCGTGCTCGCCGCCGACACCGATCAAGAGGCGCAGCACCTTTCCACCACCGAATACCTCAACGTGCTGCGCCTGATCCGTAATAAGCTCGCGCCGCTCGCGCCGCCGATGGATACGGTCGAAGGACTTGCAAACGAATTCGAGCAAGCGGCAATCGCATCCAAGCGCGCATTGGCAGTCGTAGGCAGCCGCGAAACCGTGCGCCGCAAGCTGGAGGTATTCCTCGATGAAACGCAGGCCGACGAGCTGATTATCACATGCAATCCGTATGAGCACGCAGCCCGCCTGCGCTCGTATGAAATTGTCGGAGAGATTGCGAAGCAAGCCGCTGCAGAAATCGAACAGAACAGGCTAACCTCGGTAAAGTAG